DNA sequence from the Bradyrhizobium sp. CIAT3101 genome:
CGAGCGCCTACTATCTCTTCAAGAAGGGCGCCGGCCGGTTTCACAGCAGCCTGCCGCGTTCGTTGGCGTCGCTCGGCTACAAGACGACGCTCATATCCAGCTGTCGCCGCGGGTTTCTCAGTTACGACAAATTCTACGGCTCGATCGGTATCGACGAGCGCATCTTCGTCGACGAGCTTCCGCCGCCGTTCGATGCCGGGCGCTTCGAGGCGACAAATTCCGATGCGATGTTCCTGGATGCGGTCATCGATGCGCATGCCAGGGGGATCGCCAGCGACCCGACACCGAGATTTCTCTATGCGCTGACCAACTTCAATCACGGTCCGCATGATCGGCAGCTCGTGCCATCAGGTCAATTCGAGAGGGAGCGCGCCTTTGCCATGGCGAGCCTCCCCGATGCCGGATACGTCGAGTACTACACGCGACTGGCGGAGACCGCGTCTGCCTGGCAAACGCTCAGAGCGAAGCTCGCAAGCAGTTTCCCTGAACGGCCTGTTCTCATCGTGCATTACGGGGATCATCAACCCGTGTTGACGAAGCAGATCGATCGACATCTGAAACGACCGTGTGACGGGCGGCGCCCGTTTGGCACGTTCTATGCGATAGAAGCCCTGAACATCCCCCATTTCAGCCCCGGAAGGGGCGCCGACCTCGACATCGCCTTTCTCGGAACTGTCGCCTTGCAACGGGCGGGTATTGCGCTCGACCCGATATTCGCCACGCGCGCGAGCCTGCTTGATGATTGCAGGGAAGCCTATTTCGCGTCGTCTTCCGAACGGAAACGTCGCTTCCATCGCACGCTGGTGGATCTCGGCCTGATCGACCTGATGCCAAACGCCAGGCAGGCGCGCTAGCTCGGAGCACCCGCCGCGACGTGGCACGGGGGCTTCTGGTCATAGCCGATCGGCGTCGTTGCACCTCGTCCGAGGAGGTCCGTTCATTGCGCGGAGCAGACCCGATCTGCTCAACCTGAATCCTTCGCAGTTCGACCCCTAGCCCACGTGAACAATCCCTATCAATCATCGCCTCAGCGCCCTGACCCAGTCCGATCAAAGCTGCTATGGTTCAGAAACTGGGCGCGACAAGTTCTCGGTGGTCATATGCAGCGGCGTCAGTTTATAGGGCTGATTGGCGGGGCAGCGGCCTGGTCGCTTGCTTCGCACGCGCAGGAACGAGGTCGTATCTACCGTCTCGGCATAATGACAGCATCGCTGAAAAAGGGTGAGCCGCCCATCGTAGCATTCTTCGACGAGCTTCAGATGTCCGGTTTTATCGAAGGAAAAAATCTGAAGGTTGATGGTGGCGCTTATGGTCCGCGAAACGAACAGCTTCCAGAAATCGTTGCAGCGATAGCCAAATCTCCTCCCGACGTGATTTGGTGTTCCACAGAGGCCCAGATGCGCGTAACGCATGCAGCAGTCCGCGATGTTCCAATTGTCGGCCTCACCACTGACATGGTTGCGACCGGGCTGGTAAAGTCGCTCGCAAGTCCCGGCGGCAACATCACTGGCATCAGCCTTCTCTCGCCTGAACTCGACAGCAAGCGGCAGGATATTCTCATTGACGCGGTGCCCGGGGCCCGCCGGATGGCAGCCCTGGCAGACGGGAACGCCACCACCCCGTCGCAACTCGACTCACTTCGAGATGCAACCAGCGCCCGTGGCATTGAGCTGGTCATCTTCACGGTGCGCATGACCGAGGACATCCTGACGGTGATGAACGAAATCAAAACGTCCAACGTTGCAGCGATTAACGTGTTGGGATCGCCTCTGCTGTTTGCCAATCGCCGCCTTATTATCGAACGGTCCGCCGTTTTACGGCTACCGACCATCTTCGAGTGGCCTGAAATGGCGGAGGAGGGAGGCTTAATAGGATATGGCGCTCGCGCTTCCAGCATCTTCCGTCAAGGAGCACGGATGGTTGTCAAAGTTCTTCGTGGCGTCAAACCAGCTGACATTCCGGTCGAACAGCCGACCAATTTCGAGCTAGTAATCAATCTCAAGACGGCACAAGCAATTGGCCACGAAGTTCCGGCCGCGTTGGTCCTTCGTGCTGATCAGGTCATCGAATGAGAAGTGCGACTTCCGTTGTTGGACCCGAAGCTGACTATCTGTTTCAACGCCCTGACGTCGGCTTTCGAGGCACGAACGGACCCATGGACGAATATCGCCGCGACGCCCCGTCGCGATCCGGAAATAGCATGGGGCCCGCAATCCGCGAGCCCCGTCGTGCGCTCGGCAATGTCAGGCCTTGTGATGGACAGTCTGCAGGCCGTAGACCGGCGTCGGGATGCCTTCTTGGCGCGCCTTCAGCTGCAGGGCAAGGAATTGCGAGTAATGGCGCGACTGATGCAGGTTGCCGCCGTGGAACCACAGGCCTTCCTGCTGTGTCGGCTTCCACATGTTACGCTGCTCACCTTCCCATGGGCCGGGGTCCTTCGTCGTATTCGAGCCGAGGCCCCAGACTTTGCCAACCTTGTCGGCCGTCTCTGGACTCACGAGATCGGCGACGAAGCCGTTCATCGAACTATAGCCGGTGGCATAGACGATCACGTCCGCCGGCAATTCCTTGCCACTGTCGAGCCTGACGCCGTTGGGCGTGATTTCCTCCACCTGTCCCGCGAACAGTTTGATCTTGCCGTCGATGATGAGCTGTGAGGCGCCGACGTCGATGTAATAGCCCGAACCGCGGCGCAGATACTTCATGAACAGCCCGGATTCGTCGTCACCGAAGTCGAGCCTGAAGCCGGCCTTTTCCAGCCCGGCATAGAAAGCGGCGTCATCCTGGCGGATCTTGTCGTAGACCGGCTTCTGAAACTGATTCAAGATCCGGTAGGGCAGTGAAGCGAAGATCAGATCGGCCTTTGCCGTGGTCATTCCGCCGCGGACGGCACGTTCGGAATAGAGATCACCGAGGGTCGCCATCAGCGAGTCCGAGCGCACAATGTGAGTGGTCGAGCGCTGGACCATCGTGACGTCGACGCCGGCCTCGTACAACGCGGCGCAGATGTCGTGGGCCGAATTGTTCGAGCCGATCACCACCACCTTCTTGCCTTTGTAGCCGCCGGAGCCGGGATGGCGCGAGGAATGGTGCTGCTCGCCTTTGAACGCTTCCATGCCTTTGATCTTCGGCATGTTTGGCTTGGCCGACATGCCGGTCGCGAACACAAGCTGCTTGGGCCGCAGAGTGATCTCCTTGCCGTCGCGTTCGACGATGACGGTCCATTCCTTCTTGGCGTCGTCCCAACTGGCGCGTTTGGCCGTGGTGTTCGTCCAGTAGTTCAGCTCCATGACCTTGGTGTACATTTCCAGCCAGTCGCCGATCTTGTCCTTGGGCGAGAACACGGGCCAGTTCTTCGGGAAATCGATGTAGGGCAAGTGATCGTACCAGACGGGGTCGTGCAGGCAGAGCGACTTGTAGCGGTTGCGCCAGGAGTCGCCGGCGCGTGCGTTCTTTTCGACGATGATCGAGGGTACACCGAGCTGGCGCAGCCGCGCCCCGAGCGCAATGCCGCCCTGTCCGCCGCCAATGACAAGCACGTAGGGCTGGGTCTTGAATCCGAGTTCTTCAACCTCCTCGTCGCGCAGCTCCTTCCAACTCTTGGAGCCGGGATTGACGCCGTGCCTGGCGCCAAGCGGCCGGGTGAAGCCCGCCTTTTCCTCATGGCCCTTGAGTTCGACGATCGTGGTCAAAAGCGTCCAGATCTGGCCGTTCTGCAAGCGCAGGAGTCCATATCCACGCGCGACCTCGGTCTCGAATGAGATCCAGGACTCCGTCACGCCGTCAGCCTCGGTCGGCGTTTCACCTTCGGCGATTTTCCAGTTGCGTGGCTTCACATGCGCGAGGCAATGCGCGAGCATGTCGCGAACCTGATCGCGGCCTTCCATGGTCTTGATGTTCCAGGTGAAGGCAACGAGGTCGCGCCAGTAGCATTCCGGCGCGAACATTCCGACGGCGGCGTCGAGATCGCCCGCCGCAAGCGCGGCATCAAACTTGTCGAGGAAAGCCTGGACGCGCGCGCTTAGGGTGGTGTCGAGCATTACGTCCTCCCAAATGTCGTTTTGCAATTTTTCTGCGCAGGCAACGTAAGCTTATCCCAACCATCGCGGGAATCCAGACTTGCACGGCAGGGTTCCCGGCCGGGCTTCAGCGCCTCTCGGCTCTCACCTGCAACAACGCCGCTTTGCCCATCGACGAGGTGGGGCTGCCGAGCGTTCTATTTGCTGCGCTGCATGCGTCTGGAGGTGGCCCTCAACGGACCTGCTGCCATGTCCGGTTCGAGTCCGCAAAGCACCGGGCGCAATCGCATGTGAGGCGCGCACTCAGTTCGTTCCAATAGGCCATATCCGATTGCGCTGGCAAAGCATCGGTAAGCGGACATAGCTGAAGCGACGTCATGATGCATCCACGCTCATTCCGCCTTCGGGAACGCCGCTTCCATCGCACGCTCGTGGATCTGGGCTTGATAGACCTGATGCCCAGACGAGCTCGCTAGCCCGATGCGCTCTGCCGCGACGTGAGCTAATGAACGTGGGCGATCGGGACCGCGCTGACTTGCCTAGTGAAGGGAACTCAGGCTTCTTAAGGGCGTTTCAGTGAATCTCTCTTGTGAGGATTGGTAAATCTCGGGCGGTTCATTTGATGACCGGCTCTATTAGGGGCACCAACGTTTTCTTTCGATACCATTTCAAGTGAGGATTGCCTGTGACTGCGCGTCGCATTCTGATCGTCGAGGACGAAATGATGATTGCGATGATGATCGAGGATTTTCTGGCGGACCTTGGATGGGACGTCGTGGGAGTGGCCAGCACGCTGGATCGGGCGCTCGCAATGGCCCGGGATGCCGCCATCGATGCTGCCTTGCTCGATGTGAATCTGAATGGCCAGGACACCTATCCCGCGGCTGACATTCTAAGCGAGCGTCAAATTCCATTCGTGTTTGCGACAGGCTACGGCGCACAGGGCATTGCCGATCGTTTTCGGCACGTGCCGGCGCTGACGAAACCCTACCAGCTTGACGAACTGGATGGTGCACTGCACCGGGCGATGGCGCCTACAAGCGGTCTCGACGGCCCATCGCCGGGCAAAGCGGACTCGCCCGGCGGCTAAATCGTCCTGCAGGCTCACGTACTTTTTAGACCCGCGCTCCAACTCTTCGGCAGTTGCACGTCGATCGTGCAGATCACCCCGCCCGCGGTGAACTCTCGCCGCACCGTCGCGTTCGGAATTGCTCTTTCAATCAGCTCGCTTCCGAAACCCTTCGTCTTCGGCTCCGCCGTCTTCGGGCCGCCGCGTTCCCGCCACACCACGTTAAGAACCGGCTGGCCATTTTGAGTCTGCAAGCGCCAATCCATGTCCACGGTGCCGGTCCGCTGCGAGAACGAGCCGTATTTTGCAGCGTTGGTCGCCAGCTCGTGGAACACCAGCCCAAACGGCGTTGCCAGGTCGGCGGGCAGGAACACCGGCTCGCCCGCAAGCCTGACGCGGCCGGGATCGCCGCTGACGTGAGCCTCCAATTGCTTGCGCACCAGCGTCGCGAGATCGGCGCCCTTCCATTCGGACTCTACCAGCAACGAATGGGCCGCGGCGAGCGCGGCGAGGCGGCCATCCAGGCGGTCGGTGAATTCCTCGTAGGACTTGCTGAAGCGCCGTGTCTGGTGCGCGATAGACTGCACGACCGTCAGCGTATTCTTGACGCGGTGGGTGAGTTCGCGGAGCAACAACGACTGCTGCGTTTCCCAGGCCTTGCGCTCGCTCACATCCCGCGTGCTCTCGAGCGCAAGCTGTTGTCCTCCGACCGTCTCGAGGATGATGCGGCTCTCGACTGTCAATTCCCGGCCGTCCTTGGTCCTGTGCTTTAATTCGCCGCTCCAGCTGCCTTCCTCATGCAACTTGACTCGCAGATCGGCAAATGAGCTTCCAGGCACGATCGTGCCCAGCAACTGGTTCTTCTTCTTGCCTACCGCTTCATCGCGGCTGTAACCGTAGAGCTGCTCGCTGCCCCGGTTCCACTCCAAAATCGTGCCGCTGAACTCCCAGATGAAGATCGGATCGCGCGCAAGCTCCACCAGCTGTGTTTGCTGACGGATCCTGAGTTCGCTCGCCCTGAGCGCTTCTTCCGTGTGCCGCCGTTCCGTCATGTCGACAAAGGTGAGAACGACGCCGTCGATCTTGTCATCGACGGTGCGGTAGGGTCGCAAGCGAACATCGAACCAGCGATCGTCGCGGCTGCGGATTTCGTGGCTGATGGGCGTGAGGTTGGCGAGCACCTTGCGGGCGTCGCCAATCAAACCGTCATATTCCAGCCGGTGGGCGAAATCCGAGATCGGGCGTCCCTCGTCGCTCGGCGTGATGCTGAACAGCTCGGTGACCTGTTGCGTGAATCGCTTGATACGCAGGCTGGAATCAAGGAACAGCGTCCCGAAATCGGTCGCCGCCATCAGGTTCTGAAGGTCGCTGTGAGCGCGCGAGACTGCTTCCAGCTTCAGCTTGAGTTCGCTGTTGACGGTCTGCAGTTCTTCATTGATCGACTGCAGCTCTTCCTTGCTGGTTTCTAGCTCCTCGGAGGTCGAGCGGTATTCCTCGTTGATCGATTGCAGTTCCTCGTTGGCTGCGCGCAATTCCTCATTGGCGCTCTCGGATTCTTCGCGAGTCGTTCGCAGTCGAATTTGGGTCTGCTGCAACTCTTCACGCAGCCGGTTGATGATTTCGTTACCCTGGTCATTCTCGACCCACTGACCTTCGGGAAGCTGTTCGACCGCGCCACCTTCGATAAACAGCACGACGACCCGGGCTTCGCCGATCTCACCATGGTTGTCGGTGGGCTTGACGTGCATCAGCACCCGATGCGCTGCGCCATTGAAACGAACCGGAATGGGCATGCTAAGCCGGGGTTGCGAGCTTTCGAAGGCCCTGTGCAGGGCCGACCGTAGTTCGAACCGCAGTTCGGGCCGGACCAGATCGACGACATTGCCGCTGAGGGGGCCGCCGGAGGGCTGCAGGAAGCGTCCGGCATTTTCGGACATGTGCAGAACGCGATGCGACTGGTCGACCAGGATGCTGGGCGGCGCAAGTGTTTCGAGCGCCTGGCGGTGCGCGGCAGCCTCGCTCAGAAGCGCGCTGGTGCTGGGCGGTCTCATCGGTTGTGCGGCATGCTCGTGCATGACGGCTACGCCGCCGAGCAGGCGCGGCAGCAGACGCAACTCGCCCGGCGCCGCCGAGGATTGGTAGATGCGCGCCTTGCGGTCGAACGTACGGAACTGCCCGTCCGGATTATCGGCGCTTTCCGATGTGCCGAGCATCAGGAAGCCGTCGGGGTTGAGCGCATAGTGAAACGTGTTGCACGCCATCTCCTGAAGGTCGCGATCCAGATAGATCAGCAGGTTACGGCAGGCGATGAGATCGAGTCGCGAGAACGGCGGATCCTTGAGCAGGCTGTGGCTCGCGAACAGCACGAGGTCGCGCAATTCCTGGCGAACGCGATAATGATCTCCCTCCTTCAAGAAAAAGCGCCGCAAGCGTTCTTCGCTGAGGTCGGCTTCGATGGCCGCGGGGTACTGGCCCTCTCGCGCCATTGCGAGCGCCTTGGTGTCGATGTCCGAGCCGAACACCTGGATCGTCGGCCGGATATCCTGTCGGGAGGCCTGCTCCAGCAGCAGCATCGCGACCGAATAGACTTCCTCACCGGTGGCACAGCCGGGCACCCAGACGCGGACCGTGCGATCGGAAAATTTACCATGAAACAGTTGCGGTATGACCTGCAGTTCGAGTGTCTGGAACGCTTCCTTGTCCCGGAAGAATGAGGTCACTGAAATCAGGAGGTCGCCGAGCAGCGCCTGTGCCTCGTCGGGATTGTCGCGAAGCACGTCGTAATAAGCGTTTGGGCTGTCCGACCTCGTCACCTGCATGCGCCGCGCAATCCGGCGCAGGATTGTTGCCCGCTTGTATTTGGAGAAATCATGCCCGGTCCGGACCCGGACATGCGCGAGGATGCGCCGCAGCAGGTCAGGGTTCAACCCGCGCAGGCCCGACAGACCGCCGTTGCTTTTCTCGCGTACCAGTTCGATCAACCGCTGCGCGATCTCGCGTACCGGCAGGATGAAGTCCGCGATGCCGGTTGCGATGGCGGCGCGTGGCATCGAGGGAAATTCCGCTTCGGCGGGATCCTGCACCAGAATGATGCCGCCGGACTCCTTGACGGCTTTGACGCCGACCGCGCCGTCGGAGCCGGCGCCGGTCAGGATTACGGCGCAACCGTCGCCGTGCTGTTCTGCCAGCGAGCGGAAGAACAGGTCGATCGGCGAGCGCTTGCCGCGGGGCTCGTCGAATTCCGCGGTGGCGATCTCGTCGTCGGTGATGTGCAGACGGCGGTCGGGCGGAATGACGTAGACATGATCAGGTTGCAGTGGCACGGGATTGCCGACCTGCAGCACGGGCATCCGGGTGCGCGCGGCCAGGATATTCGACATCTCGCTGCGCATGTCCGGATCGAGATGCACGACCACGACGTAGGCCGCGCCGGTTTTTTCAGGCAGCGCAGCGAATAGCTGCTGCAGCGCGCGGACACCGCCGGCAGAGGCGCCGATGCCGACCACGATGGTTTTGGGGCGGCCGGGCTCCGTTTCCTCGTTGCGCTCTTGGTCGCCGGCTTCAGCCATTGCGCAGGCTCACTTTCTTATCGGTCGCGTATTCGGTCATGGACAGCATTTGGCTCAATTATCGGGATTTCGGCAAGGAAATACAGCGACATGCCAAATTCGGAACGAATGGCGGTCCGGGGGGTTCCCCTACGGAAGCCGGGAGGCACGTGCGATGACTAATCGGGATATTCTGGCCATCGGGACCTCCGCCGGCGGCTTCGACGCATTGCGCTTCCTCGCTCGCGAGTTCTCGCCGGATTTTCCCGCCGCCGTGGTGGTGACCATTCACCTGTCGAACCAGTTCCGTTCGGAGCTCGACGCGATCCTGACCCAAGCGGGTCCGCTGCCGGCCAGTTTTGCAGCCGATGGCGAGAAGCTGAAGAGAAGTCACATTTATATTGCGCCAACCGAGCGCCATCTCATCGTGGAGAACGGGAAGTTGCGGTTGGGATCGGGGCCGCGCGAAAACAACGCCCGGCCGGCGCTCGATCCGCTGTTTCGGTCAGCCGCCCTGTGCTGCGGCCCGCGGAGCGTTGGCGCTGTCCTCACCGGGACGCTAGGAGACGGCGCTGCTGGCCTGCAGGCGCTGAAGCAGTCCGGCGGCGTTACTGTGGTGCAAGACCCAAGCGATGCGGCTTTTTCGGAGATGCCGGCCACGGCGCTGCTGCGTTCGCAACCCGACCATGTCGTGAGCCTCGCAGGGATGCCAGCGCTGTTCGAAAAACTGGCGCGGCAGCCGGCAGGTGAAACGAGGCCGGTTGCAAGCAGCCTCGAATATGAAGTCAACGTCGCAAGCGGTGGACGCGGCAGCATGAATGAAATGGATCGCATCGGAAACCGGTCGGTACTCGCCTGTCCGGACTGTCACGGCATCATGTGGGAAATCAACCAGGGCGAACTCGTGCGGTACCGATGCCATGTCGGCCATGCCTATACGGCCGAAATCATGAGCGTCGCGCTCGACGAGAATTTGAAGCGGGCGTTCGGCAGCGCGTTGCGGGCGCTTGCCGAACGCACGGCCCTTGCCAGAAAGCTGGAGGCGCAGGCGAGCGCGAGCGGCCAGACCAGGATTGCCGAGTCGTGGGCGGCCAAGGCGGTCGAGTTCGAAGCGGAAGCCAGGGTGATCCACGATTCGATCCGTCGCACCGAGGAGATCGCCGCGCGTTTCACAGATGGGGAGGGAACTTCATATTGATGGAACCCTCGGCAACTAGGGCGGTACGATTGGGACCGCAGGCCTGTCGCATTTTTGATGGCGCAGACCCCCGCTCCGACATTTTGCTAGTGTCCATCCGGCCGCTCTGGAGGTTACAATCGGGCACAGGACGGGATAGACGGCCGTGCTTTTCAAGCTTAATGCGCATATCCTGAAATGCCTCGAGCGTGCCTCCGATGCGGAGCAGCGCGCTCTGCAGTCGACTGATCCCGCGACCCGTTCAGACCATGAAAAGCTGGCGCAGAGCTGGCGGCACCTGGCGCGCAGCTTTCAGTTCGTCGAAAGCCTTGAACGCTTCTTGTCCGAAACGGACCGCATCAAGCAAGGCGTTCTTCCTCCCGAATTGCTGGCTGGCGTAGAGGAACAGCCGGCGGCTCCCGAAAGCAAGCCGATCGTCCGGCGCCATCGGGTCAGGCATGAGATTTCCTTCAAGGACCGCCTTCTCAAAACCGCGCAAAAGGCGCGCGAGGAGGCAGCGACGCTACCTGCAGGGCCCGCGCGCGAACATTTGTTGCAAAAGGCCAGACAGAGCGAAACTGCAGCAGGTATTGATGATTGGATTTCGTCGCCGGGTTCGCAGGCGCCGGCCATTCTCGACTTCCTGAGGAAGCCCAAATGTTGATCCTAGCGGTTGCAACGCCGGGCGGCGTTACATCGTCATGGTCAGAATGATATAGACGAGGCTGCCGGCCAATACGGCGCACCAAGCGACAGAGGCGGCGAAGAGCAAAGTCTCGCGGGTTGCTCGCAACTGGGCCATAGGCGTCAACTTTGTGGCGATTTGGGCAATTGCAGTCCCGGCGGCTTCAACCATTCGCTTATCTGCACGCCTGTTTCAGCCTGCCGGGCTTTGCGGATTACAGAATCCCGCACGGCTCCGGGTCGAAGCAATTTTGCTTTGGCGTGCAAGCGCTGGGCTTCTTTGGACAATCGTTTTTCGAGGGATTCAGTCTGCTTGATGCGTTTACGCTTGGTCATCGTGCCGCCTCCCGATTGCGGCCGACAACCGAGCGCCTGACCGGGCGTTCCTAAGGTTCCTATTTTCCGCCGCCCGCTCCCCTGAGAAGGCGTTTCCAAATCGGCTTGGCTTAGCTAGCCCACCGCGCTCTGTCGCGACAGAGATCGCCCCCGCACGCCGTTTGCCGCACAACTTCATGGGATTGTTGGCGTCTCTGTTTAGGGCCTCTTCGTGCCCTAGCGCTTCCTCAGATCAGCGAACTCTTGCCTGAGTACATCCAGGGCGGTTCTGACCTTGGGCAGATCCGCCATGGAGCCGCGTTCAATGCTCGTAGCAGAAAGTGATTTGCGAAGTTATTCTTGTTGGGTCGTGGGAGCACGCAATGTCCAAAGCAATTGCCGTCCTGGGCTCCGCTCTGTTCTTCGTCGTTGCGCCGTTGGTGCTGGCAGGCTTCGTTCCCTGGTGGGTCACGCAGTGGGAGTTTCGGCCAGCTTTTCTCGGCGTCGGTCTAACCCGTATCCTCGGCAGTATGTTGATCCTCGTCGGCGTGCCCGGACTTGTGGATTCATTCTCCCGTTTTGCGCTGCAGGGGCTGGGGACGCCCGCCCCGATCGCGCCGACACAAAAGCTGGTAGTGACTGGCCTTTATCGCTACGTGCGAAATCCGATCTACATCGCGGTCGTCGCAGTCATTTTTGGTCAGGCCCTTTTGTTTGGTGACTGGCGTCTCCTCTGGT
Encoded proteins:
- a CDS encoding isoprenylcysteine carboxylmethyltransferase family protein, whose translation is MSKAIAVLGSALFFVVAPLVLAGFVPWWVTQWEFRPAFLGVGLTRILGSMLILVGVPGLVDSFSRFALQGLGTPAPIAPTQKLVVTGLYRYVRNPIYIAVVAVIFGQALLFGDWRLLWYGALLWLFFHGFVVMYEEPTLKQTFGAEYESFRTSVPRWIPRLTPWRAA
- a CDS encoding sulfatase-like hydrolase/transferase, which gives rise to MLAVAIAGISIVKFNHSALKLTVSDLPLAFAGTVPFFVLQYPRMMLGVLAGSALFAFAASAVLLYAAGSPVSIAFRILLFALALVGFAMASVSKGATLLRQTLTQGRCFYATFMASLVDPACWRQFGGLALSDIANEPLPLREATPARSACSPDIIVIQHESVFDPRIFGLPVEPAVEAFLSPPDGEFGRLNVDIFGGGSWQSEFSLLTGLSSASFGSSAYYLFKKGAGRFHSSLPRSLASLGYKTTLISSCRRGFLSYDKFYGSIGIDERIFVDELPPPFDAGRFEATNSDAMFLDAVIDAHARGIASDPTPRFLYALTNFNHGPHDRQLVPSGQFERERAFAMASLPDAGYVEYYTRLAETASAWQTLRAKLASSFPERPVLIVHYGDHQPVLTKQIDRHLKRPCDGRRPFGTFYAIEALNIPHFSPGRGADLDIAFLGTVALQRAGIALDPIFATRASLLDDCREAYFASSSERKRRFHRTLVDLGLIDLMPNARQAR
- a CDS encoding ABC transporter substrate-binding protein, which encodes MQRRQFIGLIGGAAAWSLASHAQERGRIYRLGIMTASLKKGEPPIVAFFDELQMSGFIEGKNLKVDGGAYGPRNEQLPEIVAAIAKSPPDVIWCSTEAQMRVTHAAVRDVPIVGLTTDMVATGLVKSLASPGGNITGISLLSPELDSKRQDILIDAVPGARRMAALADGNATTPSQLDSLRDATSARGIELVIFTVRMTEDILTVMNEIKTSNVAAINVLGSPLLFANRRLIIERSAVLRLPTIFEWPEMAEEGGLIGYGARASSIFRQGARMVVKVLRGVKPADIPVEQPTNFELVINLKTAQAIGHEVPAALVLRADQVIE
- a CDS encoding response regulator, with the translated sequence MTARRILIVEDEMMIAMMIEDFLADLGWDVVGVASTLDRALAMARDAAIDAALLDVNLNGQDTYPAADILSERQIPFVFATGYGAQGIADRFRHVPALTKPYQLDELDGALHRAMAPTSGLDGPSPGKADSPGG
- a CDS encoding NAD(P)/FAD-dependent oxidoreductase, with translation MLDTTLSARVQAFLDKFDAALAAGDLDAAVGMFAPECYWRDLVAFTWNIKTMEGRDQVRDMLAHCLAHVKPRNWKIAEGETPTEADGVTESWISFETEVARGYGLLRLQNGQIWTLLTTIVELKGHEEKAGFTRPLGARHGVNPGSKSWKELRDEEVEELGFKTQPYVLVIGGGQGGIALGARLRQLGVPSIIVEKNARAGDSWRNRYKSLCLHDPVWYDHLPYIDFPKNWPVFSPKDKIGDWLEMYTKVMELNYWTNTTAKRASWDDAKKEWTVIVERDGKEITLRPKQLVFATGMSAKPNMPKIKGMEAFKGEQHHSSRHPGSGGYKGKKVVVIGSNNSAHDICAALYEAGVDVTMVQRSTTHIVRSDSLMATLGDLYSERAVRGGMTTAKADLIFASLPYRILNQFQKPVYDKIRQDDAAFYAGLEKAGFRLDFGDDESGLFMKYLRRGSGYYIDVGASQLIIDGKIKLFAGQVEEITPNGVRLDSGKELPADVIVYATGYSSMNGFVADLVSPETADKVGKVWGLGSNTTKDPGPWEGEQRNMWKPTQQEGLWFHGGNLHQSRHYSQFLALQLKARQEGIPTPVYGLQTVHHKA
- a CDS encoding chemotaxis protein CheB translates to MTNRDILAIGTSAGGFDALRFLAREFSPDFPAAVVVTIHLSNQFRSELDAILTQAGPLPASFAADGEKLKRSHIYIAPTERHLIVENGKLRLGSGPRENNARPALDPLFRSAALCCGPRSVGAVLTGTLGDGAAGLQALKQSGGVTVVQDPSDAAFSEMPATALLRSQPDHVVSLAGMPALFEKLARQPAGETRPVASSLEYEVNVASGGRGSMNEMDRIGNRSVLACPDCHGIMWEINQGELVRYRCHVGHAYTAEIMSVALDENLKRAFGSALRALAERTALARKLEAQASASGQTRIAESWAAKAVEFEAEARVIHDSIRRTEEIAARFTDGEGTSY
- a CDS encoding chemotaxis protein CheB, yielding MAEAGDQERNEETEPGRPKTIVVGIGASAGGVRALQQLFAALPEKTGAAYVVVVHLDPDMRSEMSNILAARTRMPVLQVGNPVPLQPDHVYVIPPDRRLHITDDEIATAEFDEPRGKRSPIDLFFRSLAEQHGDGCAVILTGAGSDGAVGVKAVKESGGIILVQDPAEAEFPSMPRAAIATGIADFILPVREIAQRLIELVREKSNGGLSGLRGLNPDLLRRILAHVRVRTGHDFSKYKRATILRRIARRMQVTRSDSPNAYYDVLRDNPDEAQALLGDLLISVTSFFRDKEAFQTLELQVIPQLFHGKFSDRTVRVWVPGCATGEEVYSVAMLLLEQASRQDIRPTIQVFGSDIDTKALAMAREGQYPAAIEADLSEERLRRFFLKEGDHYRVRQELRDLVLFASHSLLKDPPFSRLDLIACRNLLIYLDRDLQEMACNTFHYALNPDGFLMLGTSESADNPDGQFRTFDRKARIYQSSAAPGELRLLPRLLGGVAVMHEHAAQPMRPPSTSALLSEAAAHRQALETLAPPSILVDQSHRVLHMSENAGRFLQPSGGPLSGNVVDLVRPELRFELRSALHRAFESSQPRLSMPIPVRFNGAAHRVLMHVKPTDNHGEIGEARVVVLFIEGGAVEQLPEGQWVENDQGNEIINRLREELQQTQIRLRTTREESESANEELRAANEELQSINEEYRSTSEELETSKEELQSINEELQTVNSELKLKLEAVSRAHSDLQNLMAATDFGTLFLDSSLRIKRFTQQVTELFSITPSDEGRPISDFAHRLEYDGLIGDARKVLANLTPISHEIRSRDDRWFDVRLRPYRTVDDKIDGVVLTFVDMTERRHTEEALRASELRIRQQTQLVELARDPIFIWEFSGTILEWNRGSEQLYGYSRDEAVGKKKNQLLGTIVPGSSFADLRVKLHEEGSWSGELKHRTKDGRELTVESRIILETVGGQQLALESTRDVSERKAWETQQSLLLRELTHRVKNTLTVVQSIAHQTRRFSKSYEEFTDRLDGRLAALAAAHSLLVESEWKGADLATLVRKQLEAHVSGDPGRVRLAGEPVFLPADLATPFGLVFHELATNAAKYGSFSQRTGTVDMDWRLQTQNGQPVLNVVWRERGGPKTAEPKTKGFGSELIERAIPNATVRREFTAGGVICTIDVQLPKSWSAGLKST